One Pseudomonadales bacterium genomic region harbors:
- the typA gene encoding translational GTPase TypA — MIEKLRNIAIIAHVDHGKTTLVDKLLQQSGTLDRKDQGAERIMDSNDQERERGITILAKNTAIEWNGYHINIVDTPGHADFGGEVERVLSMVDSVLLLVDAVDGPMPQTRFVTQKAFDQGLNPILVVNKVDRPGARPDWVVDQVFDLFDRLGATDEQLDFPIIYASALNGVAGLEVDNLADDMTPLFKMVTERVPSPQVDVDGPLQMQISALDYSSYVGVIGVGRITRGKLKPSTPVVIVDSDGKKRKGRVLQVMGHLGLERIDVEQARAGDIVCVTGIEGLKISDTLCDPDVPEALPPLVVDEPTVSMTFQVNDSPFAGKDGKYVTSRNIKDRLEQELIYNVALRVKPGDSPDKFKVSGRGELHLSVLIETMRREGYELGVSRPEVIQKEVNGQIHEPFEQLVIDIEDIHQGAIMEELGLRKADLTNMEPDGKGRVKLEFVIPSRGLIGFRSHFLTLTSGSGIMTSIFDHYGPVKQGEVARRQNGVLISMVKGKTLGYSLFNLQERGRLFTGHGVDVYEGQIIGLHSRGNDLTVNPTKAKQLTNIRAAGTDENIILTPPIRHTLEQALEFIEDDELVEVTPNHIRLRKKLLLEHERKRASRAG, encoded by the coding sequence GTGATCGAAAAGTTACGTAATATCGCTATTATTGCCCACGTTGACCATGGAAAAACCACGCTGGTCGATAAACTCCTGCAACAGTCGGGTACGCTGGATCGCAAAGATCAGGGTGCTGAGCGTATCATGGACTCCAACGATCAGGAGCGTGAGCGGGGCATAACAATATTGGCGAAGAATACGGCAATTGAGTGGAATGGCTATCATATTAATATTGTGGATACGCCAGGCCACGCCGATTTTGGTGGTGAGGTGGAGCGTGTGTTATCTATGGTTGATTCAGTGCTGCTGTTGGTTGACGCCGTTGATGGCCCCATGCCACAAACCCGCTTCGTTACACAAAAAGCCTTCGATCAGGGGCTTAATCCGATTCTGGTGGTAAATAAGGTTGATCGTCCTGGTGCGCGCCCGGATTGGGTAGTGGATCAGGTGTTTGACCTGTTTGATCGTTTGGGCGCTACCGATGAACAGCTTGATTTCCCCATTATCTATGCCTCGGCGTTGAATGGTGTGGCGGGGCTGGAAGTTGATAATTTGGCGGATGATATGACGCCGCTATTCAAAATGGTGACGGAGCGCGTTCCTTCACCACAGGTGGATGTTGATGGGCCGCTGCAAATGCAAATCAGTGCGCTAGATTACAGCAGCTATGTGGGCGTTATTGGTGTCGGTCGTATTACCCGCGGCAAATTGAAGCCAAGTACGCCGGTTGTTATTGTTGATAGTGACGGCAAGAAAAGGAAAGGCCGCGTCTTACAGGTTATGGGACATCTTGGTTTAGAGCGTATCGACGTAGAACAGGCCCGTGCAGGTGACATTGTCTGTGTGACTGGTATTGAAGGACTGAAAATTTCCGATACCCTGTGCGACCCCGATGTGCCTGAGGCGTTGCCGCCATTGGTGGTGGATGAGCCGACCGTGAGCATGACTTTTCAGGTCAACGATTCGCCTTTCGCGGGGAAAGACGGTAAATACGTAACTTCTCGAAATATTAAAGATCGTCTTGAGCAGGAGCTAATCTACAACGTTGCATTGCGCGTCAAGCCGGGCGACAGCCCTGATAAATTTAAAGTTTCCGGGCGTGGTGAACTGCACCTGTCGGTACTTATTGAAACCATGCGGCGTGAAGGCTATGAGCTGGGTGTATCGCGTCCAGAAGTTATTCAAAAGGAGGTCAATGGCCAGATTCACGAGCCTTTTGAGCAGTTGGTGATTGATATCGAAGATATCCATCAGGGTGCGATTATGGAAGAGCTTGGCCTGCGTAAAGCCGATCTGACCAATATGGAGCCCGATGGCAAGGGGCGGGTTAAACTGGAGTTCGTCATCCCTTCTCGAGGTTTGATCGGTTTTCGCTCGCATTTTCTCACGCTGACTTCAGGTTCTGGCATCATGACCAGTATCTTCGATCATTATGGCCCGGTGAAGCAGGGTGAAGTAGCGCGGCGTCAAAATGGCGTGTTGATTTCAATGGTGAAGGGTAAAACTCTGGGTTATTCGTTGTTCAACCTACAGGAGCGTGGACGCTTATTTACGGGTCACGGTGTCGATGTGTATGAAGGTCAGATTATCGGTCTACATTCGCGTGGTAATGACTTGACGGTCAACCCCACCAAAGCCAAACAGTTAACCAATATTCGTGCAGCGGGCACTGATGAAAATATTATCCTGACCCCGCCGATCAGGCATACCCTGGAGCAAGCGCTAGAATTTATTGAGGACGATGAGCTAGTCGAAGTTACGCCCAATCATATTCGCCTGCGTAAAAAATTGCTGTTAGAGCATGAGCGCAAAAGGGCGTCACGCGCAGGTTAG
- a CDS encoding tRNA (5-methylaminomethyl-2-thiouridylate)-methyltransferase, with amino-acid sequence MLSNQTKQRKAVALISGGLDSLLAAKVIMEQGVHVEGINFYTGFCVEGHTHAIRKQDKSKPKRNNALWSAEQLGIKLHIIDISEDYKDIVINPKHGYGQNLNPCLDCKIFMVNQAKAWAWMEENNFDFIITGEVVGQRPKSQRAETMPIIARESGADDRLLRPLCAKNLPETLPEREGWVNRDQLYGFHGRSRKPQIELAKQFGFEDFAQPAGGCCFLTDASYSRKLADLWQARGERRYELDDILLLKIGRHIRPNERFKLMVSREEGENNFLEGYRKEFTHLRTLSHPGPLALIDGAPTPEDLEIAARIVARYCQGRLADSVTVQIEPTQGTAQVLQVTPFGADEIPKHWYI; translated from the coding sequence ATGCTCTCAAATCAAACCAAACAACGCAAAGCCGTCGCACTGATATCAGGCGGCCTAGATTCATTATTAGCCGCTAAGGTGATCATGGAGCAAGGCGTGCATGTCGAAGGCATTAACTTCTATACTGGCTTCTGCGTCGAAGGTCATACCCACGCTATTCGCAAGCAGGACAAAAGCAAACCCAAGCGCAATAATGCGCTGTGGTCAGCGGAACAACTGGGCATTAAACTGCACATTATCGATATCTCTGAAGACTACAAAGATATCGTCATCAACCCAAAACATGGTTACGGCCAAAACCTAAACCCCTGTCTGGACTGCAAAATATTCATGGTGAATCAGGCCAAAGCCTGGGCCTGGATGGAGGAAAATAATTTCGACTTCATTATAACCGGTGAAGTCGTGGGCCAGCGACCGAAATCACAACGCGCCGAAACCATGCCAATTATTGCCCGGGAGTCCGGTGCTGATGACCGTTTACTAAGACCATTATGTGCCAAAAATTTACCAGAAACCCTACCCGAAAGAGAAGGCTGGGTAAATCGCGATCAGCTATACGGGTTTCATGGACGGAGTCGCAAACCACAAATAGAGCTAGCCAAACAATTCGGCTTTGAGGATTTCGCCCAACCCGCTGGCGGCTGCTGTTTTCTTACCGATGCAAGTTATTCCCGCAAACTTGCCGATCTATGGCAAGCTAGAGGTGAGCGGCGCTATGAGCTGGATGACATATTGTTGTTAAAAATCGGCCGTCATATCCGGCCCAATGAACGCTTCAAACTGATGGTCAGCCGCGAAGAAGGGGAGAATAATTTCCTTGAGGGATACCGCAAGGAGTTCACCCATCTTCGAACACTAAGCCATCCCGGCCCATTAGCACTGATCGACGGGGCACCAACGCCAGAAGATCTGGAAATTGCAGCCCGAATTGTCGCCAGATATTGCCAGGGGCGTCTGGCGGATAGTGTCACCGTTCAAATTGAGCCGACACAAGGCACCGCCCAAGTTTTACAGGTAACGCCTTTCGGCGCTGATGAAATCCCCAAGCACTGGTATATTTGA
- a CDS encoding sulfurtransferase TusA family protein, translated as MTSQPQRFKLDAQRLLCPIPVIRTQDRIKTLAKGDILEVLCTDPGTLQDIPAWCRINGHRIINTQEHDRVISITIEVG; from the coding sequence ATGACTAGCCAACCACAGCGATTTAAACTCGATGCGCAGCGCCTGCTCTGCCCTATCCCGGTTATCAGAACGCAGGATCGTATCAAAACGCTGGCAAAAGGGGATATTCTTGAGGTACTTTGCACGGACCCTGGTACGCTACAGGATATTCCCGCTTGGTGTCGCATCAATGGACACCGAATAATTAACACCCAGGAGCACGACAGAGTGATTAGCATCACGATAGAGGTAGGCTAA
- the glnA gene encoding glutamate--ammonia ligase — translation MSENTLSMIKDNDVKWIDLRFTDTIGKEQHVTMPTSEINDEFFESGKMFDGSSIAGWKGINESDMILMPDDSSAVIDPFTEEVTLNLRCNIVDPTSMQGYERDPRSVAMRAEEYLKSTGIGDIAFFGPEPEFFVFDDIKWHSDIRGSGYTINSEEAAWSSSADYEGGNMGHRPKVKGGYFPVPPVDSLHDLRGAMCNAMEQMGVEIEVHHHEVGTAGQCEIGTRFNTLVRKADEVQIIKYCTHNVAHAYGKTATFMPKPLVGDNGSGMHVHQSIGKDGANVFSGDGYAGLSESALYYIGGIIKHARALNAFTNAGTNSYKRLVPGFEAPVMLAYSARNRSASIRIPHVSSPKARRIEVRFPDPSANPYLAFAAMLMAGLDGIQNKIHPGDAMDKDLYDLPKEEAMGIPTVCSSLGQALENLDQDRAFLTAGGVFSDDMIDAFIELKKGEIQRLNMTTHPVEFDMYYSL, via the coding sequence ATGTCAGAGAATACCCTAAGCATGATTAAAGATAATGACGTAAAGTGGATTGACCTACGCTTTACCGACACTATTGGTAAAGAACAGCACGTCACAATGCCGACTTCCGAAATTAATGACGAGTTTTTCGAAAGCGGAAAAATGTTCGATGGTTCGTCCATTGCAGGCTGGAAAGGCATCAACGAATCCGACATGATTTTGATGCCGGACGATAGCAGCGCCGTGATTGATCCTTTTACGGAAGAAGTGACGCTGAACTTACGCTGCAACATTGTTGACCCTACTTCCATGCAAGGTTACGAGCGTGACCCTCGCTCAGTCGCCATGCGTGCTGAAGAATATCTGAAATCTACCGGCATTGGCGATATCGCTTTCTTCGGCCCAGAACCCGAATTTTTTGTCTTCGACGATATCAAATGGCATTCGGATATACGTGGTTCAGGCTACACCATCAACTCTGAAGAAGCCGCCTGGTCTTCCTCAGCCGATTATGAAGGCGGCAACATGGGGCACCGCCCTAAAGTGAAAGGTGGCTACTTCCCAGTACCGCCAGTTGATTCATTACACGACCTGCGTGGTGCGATGTGTAACGCCATGGAGCAAATGGGTGTAGAAATTGAAGTACATCACCATGAAGTTGGTACTGCCGGGCAGTGTGAAATCGGTACACGATTTAACACTCTTGTGCGCAAGGCGGACGAAGTGCAGATCATTAAATACTGCACCCACAACGTCGCTCATGCTTATGGCAAGACAGCGACCTTTATGCCAAAACCTCTGGTAGGCGATAATGGTAGCGGCATGCATGTTCACCAATCCATTGGTAAAGATGGTGCCAACGTTTTCTCCGGTGATGGCTATGCCGGCCTGTCAGAAAGCGCTCTGTACTATATCGGCGGTATTATTAAACACGCACGCGCGCTAAACGCATTCACCAATGCTGGCACAAACTCCTATAAGCGTTTAGTACCCGGATTTGAAGCGCCAGTCATGTTAGCCTATTCAGCCCGTAACCGTTCTGCTTCGATTCGTATTCCGCATGTCAGCAGCCCGAAAGCGCGTCGCATTGAAGTGCGCTTCCCTGATCCAAGCGCTAACCCATACCTAGCCTTTGCCGCCATGTTGATGGCTGGCCTTGACGGTATCCAAAATAAAATCCACCCTGGCGACGCAATGGATAAAGACCTCTATGATCTGCCTAAGGAAGAGGCAATGGGCATCCCAACCGTTTGTTCTTCACTAGGACAAGCGCTGGAAAACCTGGATCAAGACCGCGCCTTCCTCACCGCTGGTGGTGTCTTCTCAGATGATATGATTGACGCCTTTATTGAATTGAAAAAAGGTGAAATTCAGCGTTTAAACATGACCACTCACCCAGTTGAGTTCGACATGTACTACAGCCTTTAA
- a CDS encoding DUF4124 domain-containing protein, with protein MNILGLELRKFSFFALSLMMSLGWSSLMAGEVYRQVDAEGNVTFSDQPNPGAEKIEVAPTNVHTFPKAPAANPLQDKSEEKDIYKSLVISSPAMDTTIRDPGDVLVSAKISPALRRSHKLLYSDNGQPIGEPSRKLSMQLINLSRGTHLIQVDVVNADNKILISSAPLSIHVHRTSIIKPEAPPPTKKDASTPPIK; from the coding sequence ATGAATATACTAGGCCTAGAGTTGCGTAAGTTTTCCTTCTTTGCCCTTAGCCTCATGATGAGTCTGGGCTGGAGCAGCCTGATGGCGGGGGAGGTTTATCGTCAGGTCGATGCTGAAGGCAATGTCACCTTCTCCGATCAGCCAAATCCGGGCGCGGAAAAAATCGAGGTTGCCCCCACCAATGTTCACACTTTCCCCAAAGCCCCAGCTGCCAACCCACTGCAGGACAAATCTGAGGAAAAGGACATTTATAAATCACTCGTAATCAGCTCGCCGGCAATGGATACTACCATCAGAGATCCGGGGGATGTGCTCGTCAGCGCGAAAATAAGTCCCGCTTTACGCAGAAGCCATAAGCTACTTTACTCCGATAATGGACAACCCATCGGTGAGCCTAGCCGCAAGCTATCCATGCAGCTCATCAATTTAAGCCGAGGCACTCACCTTATCCAAGTTGATGTCGTTAATGCTGATAACAAGATTCTGATCAGCAGCGCCCCTCTTTCTATTCATGTACACCGCACCAGCATCATTAAGCCGGAAGCACCTCCACCAACAAAGAAAGACGCGTCCACTCCCCCCATTAAATAG
- the glnL gene encoding nitrogen regulation protein NR(II), translated as MNVSLNIYQRLLDNQSTSVLLLNTKLCVEYMNSAAEALFASSGSRLLGQSIELVFTETHPISDELKEALRSGNAYTKREAQLILHNNGHLTVDYTVTPINGEKTYLIIEIFPLDRWLRISREESLQGQQEASRLLIRGLAHEIKNPLGGIRGAAQLLARELNDTQQTDYTNIIIAEADRLRNLVDQMLGPIRKTNFCALNIHEVLEHVTQLVDSESEGSVEIIRDYDPSIPEILGNKEQLIQTFLNLMRNALRAIKESPRAGPGKICIASRAARQITLANRRYRMVCRVDITDNGAGIPAELKDTIFYPMVSGSADGTGLGLTIAQHIINQHQGLIQYQSRPGETCFTVFIPLKAAKPI; from the coding sequence ATTAACGTGAGTTTGAACATTTACCAACGGCTGCTCGATAACCAGTCCACTTCTGTATTACTACTCAACACTAAATTGTGTGTCGAGTATATGAACAGTGCCGCAGAAGCGCTCTTCGCTTCCAGCGGCTCAAGGCTACTAGGGCAATCCATAGAGCTGGTATTTACAGAAACTCACCCCATTAGCGATGAACTCAAAGAAGCTCTCAGATCCGGCAACGCCTACACCAAACGTGAAGCGCAGTTAATTTTACATAACAATGGCCACCTCACCGTTGACTATACGGTCACCCCCATAAACGGTGAGAAAACTTATTTAATTATTGAAATCTTTCCACTTGATCGCTGGCTACGGATTTCTCGTGAAGAGAGTCTGCAAGGACAACAGGAGGCATCGCGCCTACTCATCCGTGGCTTGGCGCATGAAATTAAAAACCCCTTAGGAGGCATACGTGGCGCAGCCCAACTCTTGGCGCGGGAACTGAACGACACACAACAAACCGACTATACCAATATCATCATCGCCGAGGCCGATCGGTTGCGTAACCTTGTCGATCAAATGCTGGGGCCCATTCGTAAAACCAATTTTTGCGCTCTCAATATTCATGAAGTGTTAGAGCACGTCACTCAGTTAGTCGACAGTGAATCTGAAGGTTCTGTTGAGATTATTCGAGACTACGACCCCAGTATCCCAGAAATATTGGGCAACAAAGAACAGCTGATCCAGACTTTCCTCAACCTCATGCGTAATGCATTGCGTGCGATCAAGGAAAGCCCGCGGGCAGGTCCCGGCAAGATCTGTATCGCTTCGCGCGCAGCCCGCCAGATTACTTTAGCTAATCGCCGCTACCGTATGGTTTGCCGCGTTGACATTACCGACAACGGTGCTGGTATTCCCGCAGAACTAAAGGATACGATTTTTTACCCGATGGTCAGCGGTAGCGCCGATGGCACAGGTCTTGGCCTCACCATAGCTCAGCATATTATTAATCAACACCAGGGGCTAATCCAATATCAGAGCCGGCCTGGCGAAACCTGCTTCACCGTATTTATTCCGCTTAAGGCAGCCAAACCAATATGA
- the ntrC gene encoding nitrogen regulation protein NR(I) has translation MTNHVWIVDDDHSIRWVLEKALAQADIDTESFENGDAMLKRLNLTQPDAIICDIRMPGTDGLDLLALIHADHPNIPVIIMTAHSDLDSAVASYQGGAFEYLPKPFDIDEATTIVQRAINHAHEKNLLIPPAVDAKKSEIIGEAPAMQEVFRAIGRLSQSNVTVLINGASGTGKELVAAALHQHSPRSGQPFIALNMAAIPKDLIESELFGHEKGAFTGAASQRKGRFEQANGGTLFLDEIGDMPADTQTRLLRVLADGEFYRVGGHIPVKVDVRIIAATHQNLESLVQKGQFREDLFHRLNVIRIHLPKLSDRREDIAQLAKHFLSKSARELNVEPKLLRPEAENYLGMLEWPGNVRQLENTCHWLTVMASGREIHLRDLPPELLDENALSQTGPNDWESALRQWAELALNANQSGILNQATPKFERIMIEAALKQTAGRKRDASLLLGWGRNTLTRKIKELGLE, from the coding sequence ATGACCAATCATGTATGGATAGTCGATGACGACCACTCAATTCGGTGGGTATTAGAAAAAGCCCTGGCACAGGCCGATATCGACACCGAGAGTTTTGAAAATGGCGACGCCATGCTGAAACGGCTCAACTTGACTCAACCGGATGCTATCATTTGCGACATTCGCATGCCTGGTACTGATGGTTTGGACTTACTCGCCCTGATTCATGCAGATCACCCCAATATTCCCGTCATTATTATGACGGCCCATTCAGATTTAGATAGCGCCGTCGCCTCCTATCAGGGGGGGGCCTTTGAGTATCTGCCCAAACCCTTCGATATCGACGAGGCCACCACTATTGTGCAACGCGCGATCAATCACGCGCACGAGAAAAATTTACTGATTCCACCGGCAGTTGACGCTAAAAAAAGTGAGATTATTGGCGAAGCGCCTGCTATGCAGGAAGTATTTCGTGCCATTGGCCGACTCTCACAATCCAACGTCACGGTACTCATTAACGGCGCTTCCGGTACCGGCAAAGAACTGGTGGCCGCTGCGCTCCACCAACACAGCCCTCGTTCTGGACAACCATTTATTGCGTTGAATATGGCAGCTATTCCCAAAGACCTCATCGAATCAGAGCTGTTTGGCCATGAAAAAGGCGCATTTACCGGCGCCGCCAGTCAACGCAAGGGCCGCTTTGAGCAAGCCAATGGCGGCACCCTGTTTCTGGATGAAATTGGTGACATGCCCGCCGACACTCAAACGCGCCTATTGCGAGTATTGGCTGATGGCGAATTTTACCGGGTCGGCGGTCATATACCCGTCAAAGTGGACGTGCGCATTATTGCCGCTACCCACCAAAACCTTGAGAGCCTCGTCCAAAAAGGCCAATTTCGAGAAGACCTGTTTCACCGCCTGAATGTGATTCGCATCCACCTGCCCAAACTGAGCGATCGGCGTGAAGATATTGCGCAATTGGCCAAGCACTTTTTAAGTAAATCAGCACGAGAGTTAAACGTAGAGCCGAAGCTACTTCGACCTGAAGCAGAAAATTACCTGGGCATGCTGGAATGGCCGGGGAATGTGCGACAACTGGAAAACACCTGCCACTGGCTCACGGTCATGGCCAGTGGCCGTGAAATTCACCTGCGCGATTTACCACCTGAGTTACTCGACGAAAACGCGCTGAGTCAAACTGGGCCAAACGATTGGGAGAGTGCGCTACGGCAATGGGCCGAACTTGCCTTAAACGCCAACCAGTCCGGCATCCTCAATCAAGCCACACCTAAATTTGAACGCATTATGATTGAAGCGGCGCTGAAACAAACGGCGGGGCGCAAGCGAGATGCCTCTTTGTTGCTAGGCTGGGGCCGCAATACGCTAACACGCAAGATTAAGGAGCTGGGCTTGGAGTAA
- a CDS encoding pilus assembly PilX N-terminal domain-containing protein has protein sequence MCPSQAAQRPPMFRQAGFSLPIAVFILVIMALLAVGIAQLSSRSNLSATHEELSNRAFYAAESGASWAMSRLFFNASGPADSTHSNLECTAIGASSNLSFSQAGLYSCSAVVSCVSQSGSNASYYTINSQGSCGSGQVQAIRKLEIGAKNN, from the coding sequence ATGTGCCCTAGCCAAGCTGCACAGCGGCCACCCATGTTTCGTCAGGCTGGTTTCAGTCTGCCGATTGCCGTATTCATTCTGGTGATAATGGCATTATTGGCGGTGGGGATTGCGCAGTTATCATCACGCAGCAATCTGTCAGCGACTCATGAAGAATTATCCAATCGTGCTTTTTATGCGGCGGAAAGCGGCGCATCCTGGGCTATGTCACGATTATTTTTTAACGCCTCGGGACCCGCTGATAGTACTCATTCCAATTTAGAATGCACTGCCATTGGTGCATCCAGTAATTTGAGTTTTTCCCAGGCGGGACTGTATTCCTGTAGTGCGGTGGTCAGCTGCGTCTCACAGTCCGGCAGTAATGCCAGCTATTATACAATTAATAGTCAGGGGAGCTGCGGAAGCGGCCAGGTACAGGCCATTCGTAAGCTTGAGATCGGCGCAAAAAATAACTAA